A portion of the Betta splendens chromosome 2, fBetSpl5.4, whole genome shotgun sequence genome contains these proteins:
- the LOC114846519 gene encoding E3 ubiquitin-protein ligase TRIM47-like yields MQSQTFGLDSAPECGICLEDFTSPASLPCGHCFCLACIGEYWRTDRPYQCPLCKAVFPNRPQLNIDHTLQPEDAAVPLKAGEVPCDSCQTKRQAVKSCEQCMASYCAAHLAPHYQRIELERHRLISVVKNLEDSVCRLHGRKLDMFCRSDQSCICATCAQTEHRRHRVLSIKREAQRKKDWLKRTMSKLQQNIHDKKRIVEKIKLCEEDPNQAWMQNKKVIEHLEGEISALEKRNHDLEHLTHTEDDLHFLQAAVMAKVQHING; encoded by the exons ATGCAAAGTCAGACATTTGGGCTTGATTCAGCACCAGAGTGTGGCATCTGCCTGGAGGACTTCACcagccccgcctccctcccctgcGGACACTGCTTCTGTCTGGCCTGCATAGGAGAATACTGGAGGACCGATAGGCCGTATCAGTGCCCCCTCTGCAAAGCCGTCTTCCCCAACAGGCCACAGCTCAACATCGACCACACTCTGCAGCCCGAGGATGCAGCTGTGCCATTAAAAGCTGGAGAGGTTCCCTGTGATTCGTGCCAGACAAAGCGTCAAGCAGTCAAGTCCTGCGAGCAGTGCATGGCCTCCTACTGCGCCGCTCATCTGGCCCCGCATTACCAGAGGATAGAGCTTGAGCGCCATCGCCTCATCAGCGTGGTGAAGAACCTGGAGGACTCCGTGTGCCGGCTGCACGGGAGGAAGTTAGACATGTTCTGCAGGAGTGACCAGTCGTGCATTTGTGCCACGTGCGCCCAGACCGAGCACAGGAGGCACCGCGTTCTTTCTATTAAACGAGAAGCTCAGAGGAAAAAG GATTGGCTCAAAAGGACAATGTCCAAACTTCAGCAAAATATTCATGATAAAAAGAGAATTGTGGAGAAAATCAAGCTCTGCGAAGAAGACCCGAACCAGGCATGGATGCAGAATAAGAAGGTGATAGAACATCTGGAGGGAGAAATCTCTGCGTTGGAGAAGAGAAACCATGATCTGGAGcacctgacacacactgaggacGACCTCCACTTCCTGCAGGCTGCTGTCATGGCCAAGGTTCAGCACATCAATGGTTAA
- the LOC114846503 gene encoding E3 ubiquitin-protein ligase TRIM39-like translates to MASSGASDNLTCSMEMHLKCSVCMQTFSDPITAACGHSFCRTCQDDAACPLCTKPVGDELEVNLVLRNIIQLQQRIPETTDDMYTGKDGEVPCDVCTGNRLKAVKSCLVCLASYCSSHLENHRSSQRLKGHSLVDPVKNLDERACLEHGRPLELYNRKQRKCVCVRCLEEDGEEVVSTEEEWSRKKAELENTKTHMKEKIQKRQTKRTDINTSLTDCKDLLDKEWWDIDAVFCAIHAIVEEAHATVLKPLKERRQRLEREADDLQEILTSDIQKLEKTIQDLNELSNLEDHIFFLQNYSSLSDLDITDLADVEFDTSLMFGSMRKNTKIMMETIQEELEKLTSVELKRVSQFAVDVKSDPATSDQHYVQSNGGRTVEHEGDADATEWWHLSGNILEPNSLTSGKSYWEVDVSNRTGWDLGLARYDATNGEVCPNPDINNRLRVQLDGFPAPPARLSLKHKPDKVGVFVDYKEGLLSFYNLTAQSHMYSFTDCSFTGEVFPYFGPRIRNDRLSV, encoded by the exons ATGGCCTCCTCCGGTGCGTCAGATAATCTCACATGCTCAATGGAGATGCATCTAAAATGCTCCGTCTGTATGCAAACATTTTCGGATCCCATCACTGCAGCGTGCGGACACTCGTTCTGTAGGACCTGTCAGGATGACGCTGCGTGTCCCCTGTGCACCAAGCCAGTAGGCGATGAATTGGAAGTGAACCTTGTCCTGAGAAACATCATCCAACTGCAGCAAAGGATCCCAGAGACCACCGATGACATGTACACGGGGAAGGACGGTGAGGTGCCCTGTGACGTCTGCACAGGGAACAGGTTAAAGGCTGTAAAGTCCTGTCTGGTGTGTCTGGCCTCGTATTGTTCAAGCCACCTGGAGAATCACCGTTCATCCCAAAGGCTGAAGGGCCACAGCTTGGTGGATCCGGTGAAGAACTTGGATGAGCGAGCCTGTCTGGAGCACGGACGACCACTGGAGCTGtacaacaggaaacagaggaagtgtgtttgtgttcgctGCCTGGAAGAAGACGGAGAGGAGGTCGTCTCCACCGAGGAGGAGTGGAGCCGGAAGAAG GCTGAActtgaaaacactaaaacacacatgaaAGAGAAAATTCAGAAGAGACAAACAAAGAGGACTGACATAAATACGTCACTTACAGACTGCAAG GACCTGCTGGATAAGGAGTGGTGGGACATTGATGCTGTGTTCTGTGCTATCCACGCTATAGTGGAGGAAGCCCATGCAACAGTTCTTAAGCcactgaaggagaggaggcagcgtttggagagagaggcagacgaCCTCCAGGAGATACTGACGTCAGACATTCAAAAACTCGAAAAGACCATCCAGGACCTCAATGAACTGTCTAATTTAGAGGATCACATCTTTTTTTTGCAG aATTACTCGTCTCTTTCTGATCTGGACATCACAGACCTGGCAGATGTAGAGTTTGACACATCACTGATGTTTGGCAGcatgagaaaaaacacaaaaatcatGATGGAAACAATTCAAGAGGAACTGGAGAAGTTGACATCTGTTG AACTTAAGAGAGTTTCCCAGTTTGCAG TGGATGTAAAATCAGATCCAGCTACGTCTGACCAGCACTATGTTCAATCTAATGGTGGGAGGACAGTGGAACATGAAGGAGACGCTGATGCAACAGAGTGGTGGCACTTATCTGGCAACATCCTGGAACCCAACAGTTTGACCTCTGGAAAATCCTACTGGGAGGTGGATGTGAGCAACAGAACCGGGTGGGATCTGGGTTTAGCTAGATACGATGCTACCAACGGGGAGGTCTGCCCGAATCCAGACATCAACAACCGGCTTCGCGTACAATTAGACGGGTtcccagctccacctgctcgcCTTTCCCTGAAGCACAAACCTGACAAAGTGGGAGTGTTTGTGGACTACAAGGAAGGTCTTCTCTCCTTCTACAACTTAACTGCTCAGTCCCACATGTACTCGTTCACT